In Chelonia mydas isolate rCheMyd1 chromosome 19, rCheMyd1.pri.v2, whole genome shotgun sequence, the following are encoded in one genomic region:
- the LOC102931185 gene encoding fatty acid-binding protein, liver isoform X1 — MAFNGTWRVYAQENYEEFLKALTLADDLIKVAKDIKPVIEIQQNGNNFVVTSKTPKQSVTNSFTLGKEADITTMDGKKLKCTVNMIGGKLVCKTETFSHEQEIKGNEMVETMTVGSATLIRRSKKE; from the exons ATGGCATTCAATGGAACCTGGCGGGTCTATGCTCAAGAGAACTATGAAGAGTTTCTGAAAGCTCTTA cATTGGCAGATGACCTCATCAAAGTTGCCAAAGATATTAAGCCTGTTATTGAAATACaacaaaatggaaacaactttgtTGTGACATCAAAAACACCTAAGCAGTCTGTAACAAATTCATTTACTCTGGGGAAAGAGGCTGATATCACTACTATGGATGGCAAAAAACTAAAG TGCACGGTTAACATGATAGGTGGGAAGCTTGTGTGCAAAACAGAAACATTCTCCCATGAACAGGAAATTAAAGGAAATGAAATGGTGGAG ACTATGACTGTTGGTTCAGCAACACTCATCAGAAGAAGCAAGAAGGAATAA
- the LOC102931185 gene encoding fatty acid-binding protein, liver isoform X2 — translation MAFNGTWRVYAQENYEEFLKALTLADDLIKVAKDIKPVIEIQQNGNNFVVTSKTPKQSVTNSFTLGKEADITTMDGKKLKVIYFKNNNCSLTSTSVSFCKWNFFVLFPLGNFNCF, via the exons ATGGCATTCAATGGAACCTGGCGGGTCTATGCTCAAGAGAACTATGAAGAGTTTCTGAAAGCTCTTA cATTGGCAGATGACCTCATCAAAGTTGCCAAAGATATTAAGCCTGTTATTGAAATACaacaaaatggaaacaactttgtTGTGACATCAAAAACACCTAAGCAGTCTGTAACAAATTCATTTACTCTGGGGAAAGAGGCTGATATCACTACTATGGATGGCAAAAAACTAAAGGTAATATATTTCAAGAACAATAACTGCTCCCTCACTAgtacttcag TATCATTTTGCAAGTGGAATTTCTTTGTACTATTCCCACTAGGAAACTTCAATTGCTTCTGA